In one Curtobacterium citreum genomic region, the following are encoded:
- a CDS encoding Type 1 glutamine amidotransferase-like domain-containing protein yields the protein MSIHLVGGGPVIASDAVAPFLAEATARAAAVGRTVPRIGLLSVSRQDGTSPSSTADLAEALGGARQAEVLVTEVAPGTVFATSVLSDVDALVIGGGVTPHYLDAIAPLVDQIRLLVSDGLPYLGYSAGAMVAADRALLGGWRIGGVEVCPEEASEGLDEVELREGLGLVDLTIDVHAVQAGTLARLIAAAEAEFVTAGLAIDEDTALVVGEGALQVRGTGSVWRVVAGDESVSVATMGA from the coding sequence GTGAGCATCCACCTCGTCGGCGGCGGCCCGGTCATCGCCTCGGACGCCGTCGCGCCGTTCCTTGCCGAGGCCACCGCGCGCGCCGCTGCCGTCGGCCGGACCGTGCCGCGCATCGGGCTCCTCTCCGTCTCGCGGCAGGACGGCACATCGCCCTCGTCGACGGCCGACCTCGCCGAGGCCCTCGGCGGTGCCCGGCAGGCCGAGGTCCTGGTGACCGAGGTCGCCCCCGGCACGGTCTTCGCCACCTCGGTCCTCAGCGACGTCGACGCGCTCGTGATCGGCGGCGGCGTGACCCCGCACTACCTCGACGCGATCGCCCCGCTCGTCGACCAGATCCGGCTGCTCGTGTCCGACGGCCTGCCCTACCTCGGCTACTCGGCCGGCGCGATGGTCGCTGCCGACCGCGCGCTCCTCGGCGGCTGGCGCATCGGCGGCGTCGAGGTCTGCCCCGAGGAAGCGTCCGAGGGGCTGGACGAGGTCGAGCTCCGCGAGGGACTCGGGCTCGTCGACCTGACCATCGACGTGCACGCCGTCCAGGCCGGCACGCTGGCGCGACTGATCGCCGCCGCCGAGGCGGAGTTCGTCACCGCCGGGCTCGCGATCGACGAGGACACGGCGCTCGTCGTCGGCGAGGGCGCCCTCCAGGTCCGCGGCACCGGAAGCGTCTGGCGCGTCGTCGCCGGGGACGAGTCGGTCTCCGTCGCGACCATGGGCGCCTAG
- a CDS encoding phosphoribosyltransferase: MPISSEPGAAAQAPSTVTVTSGPEVLGWLEFGDAARLLAKDVLSSGFEPEVVVAVARGGLIIAGAVAYALGTKECGSINVEFYTDVEQRLDEPVILSPALDAPSLAGKRVLVVDDVSDSGRTLRLVVDIIRNAGADVRSACLYSKPGTVLEPDHVWRRVDGWITFPWSALAPVTAES, translated from the coding sequence ATGCCGATCAGCAGCGAACCCGGGGCAGCCGCGCAGGCACCCTCGACCGTGACCGTCACGAGCGGGCCCGAGGTGCTCGGGTGGCTCGAGTTCGGGGACGCGGCCCGGCTGCTCGCCAAGGACGTGCTGTCCTCCGGCTTCGAGCCCGAGGTCGTCGTCGCGGTCGCCCGCGGCGGGCTGATCATCGCCGGTGCCGTCGCCTACGCGCTCGGCACCAAGGAGTGCGGCTCGATCAACGTCGAGTTCTACACCGACGTCGAGCAGCGTCTGGACGAGCCCGTCATCCTGTCGCCGGCCCTCGACGCGCCGAGCCTGGCGGGCAAGCGGGTCCTCGTGGTCGACGACGTCTCCGACTCCGGCCGCACCCTGCGCCTGGTCGTCGACATCATCCGGAACGCCGGCGCCGACGTCCGCAGCGCGTGCCTGTACTCGAAGCCCGGCACGGTGCTCGAGCCCGACCACGTCTGGCGTCGCGTCGACGGCTGGATCACGTTCCCGTGGAGCGCCCTCGCCCCGGTGACGGCCGAGTCGTGA
- a CDS encoding SDR family oxidoreductase: MSRLAVVTGASSGIGAATVRLFRSRGWDVLAVARREDRLRALAEETGTDWLVADVTDADAVAALAARVAEAGGADVLVNNAGGALGSASVEESDVDDWRAMFEVNVIGTKRVTAALLPQLRRRAAIAGVADVVTVTSTAGHVAYENGGGYNAAKFAEHALVGALRLELNGEPLRVVEIAPGLVKTDEFALTRFRGDREKADAVYADVPEPLVAEDVAEAIVHAVELPAHVNLDLVTVRPVAQSAQHKLARGPLTPRS, translated from the coding sequence ATGTCCCGTCTCGCCGTCGTCACCGGAGCCAGCTCGGGCATCGGTGCCGCCACCGTCCGGCTGTTCCGCTCGAGGGGCTGGGACGTCCTGGCCGTCGCCCGACGCGAGGACCGGCTCCGGGCGCTCGCCGAGGAGACCGGCACCGACTGGCTCGTCGCGGACGTCACGGACGCGGACGCGGTCGCGGCGCTCGCCGCACGGGTGGCCGAGGCCGGCGGTGCCGACGTGCTCGTGAACAACGCCGGTGGCGCCCTCGGCTCGGCGAGCGTCGAGGAGTCCGACGTCGACGACTGGCGCGCCATGTTCGAGGTGAACGTGATCGGGACGAAGCGCGTCACCGCCGCACTGCTGCCGCAGCTCCGCCGTCGGGCCGCGATCGCCGGGGTCGCGGACGTCGTCACCGTGACGAGCACGGCCGGGCACGTGGCGTACGAGAACGGCGGTGGCTACAACGCCGCGAAGTTCGCCGAGCACGCCCTGGTCGGCGCGCTCCGCCTCGAGCTGAACGGGGAGCCGCTCCGGGTGGTCGAGATCGCCCCCGGGCTGGTGAAGACCGACGAGTTCGCCCTCACGCGCTTCCGGGGCGACCGCGAGAAGGCCGACGCGGTGTACGCCGACGTGCCGGAGCCGCTCGTGGCCGAGGACGTCGCCGAGGCGATCGTGCACGCGGTCGAGCTGCCGGCGCACGTCAACCTGGACCTGGTGACCGTGCGGCCCGTCGCGCAGTCGGCGCAGCACAAGCTGGCGCGGGGGCCGCTCACCCCGCGGAGCTGA
- a CDS encoding acyltransferase family protein → MSRDAGPRTSRDTGPRTSKDAAPTAPTTPLEPGRAPRRIPMWDTARFVAVTLVVIGHAIQRQTAGSEHALALYTFIYAFHMPAFGVISGYFSSADTPSAQRMRRTFTDIVVPYIVMQTIWTVVQAVVEGGKEFNPTQPTWTLWFLLALGIFRLVLPYLAILRWPLFWAVVLSVGVGYSDNVDSTFSLGRAISLLPFFLVGWQLRQWGLFDRWYEASRRTVVRVRMAAGAVFAAWAAACLLFIPQFAEFDLHHWFFYDDSYAGLGEDAWWAGGVRLGLVLLAGVLTASFLLLVPRRRVWITRFGAATMSVYLLHTFVLYPIRESGVLAGEHSAWPYVLLMVAVACAVSLFLAQPFVRRAMRWLLEPKVDWLFRRDVATPGPAPRRPGGTA, encoded by the coding sequence ATGAGCAGGGACGCCGGACCGCGCACGAGCAGGGACACCGGACCACGCACGAGCAAGGACGCCGCGCCGACCGCCCCGACCACCCCGCTCGAGCCCGGCCGCGCCCCTCGTCGCATCCCGATGTGGGACACCGCACGCTTCGTCGCCGTGACCCTCGTGGTGATCGGGCACGCCATCCAGCGCCAGACGGCCGGCAGCGAGCACGCCCTCGCGCTCTACACGTTCATCTACGCGTTCCACATGCCCGCGTTCGGCGTGATCAGCGGCTACTTCTCGTCGGCGGACACCCCGTCCGCGCAGCGGATGCGGCGGACGTTCACCGACATCGTCGTGCCGTACATCGTGATGCAGACGATCTGGACCGTGGTGCAGGCGGTCGTCGAGGGCGGCAAGGAGTTCAACCCGACGCAGCCCACGTGGACGCTCTGGTTCCTCCTGGCGCTCGGGATCTTCCGGCTCGTGCTGCCGTACCTGGCGATCCTGCGGTGGCCGCTGTTCTGGGCGGTGGTGCTCAGCGTCGGGGTCGGGTACTCGGACAACGTCGACTCGACGTTCTCGCTCGGTCGGGCGATCAGCCTGCTGCCGTTCTTCCTGGTCGGCTGGCAGCTCAGGCAGTGGGGGCTGTTCGACCGCTGGTACGAGGCGTCCCGCCGCACGGTGGTGCGCGTGCGCATGGCGGCCGGCGCGGTGTTCGCGGCGTGGGCGGCCGCCTGCCTGCTGTTCATCCCGCAGTTCGCCGAGTTCGACCTGCACCACTGGTTCTTCTACGACGACTCGTACGCCGGGCTCGGTGAGGACGCCTGGTGGGCGGGCGGTGTCCGGCTCGGTCTGGTGCTGCTCGCCGGCGTGCTGACGGCGTCGTTCCTGCTGCTCGTGCCGCGCCGGAGGGTGTGGATCACCCGGTTCGGCGCGGCGACGATGTCCGTCTACCTGCTCCACACGTTCGTCCTGTACCCGATCCGCGAGTCCGGGGTCCTGGCCGGCGAGCACTCCGCCTGGCCGTACGTGCTGCTGATGGTCGCGGTCGCCTGCGCGGTCAGCCTGTTCCTGGCGCAGCCCTTCGTGCGCCGCGCGATGCGCTGGCTGCTCGAGCCGAAGGTGGACTGGCTGTTCCGCAGGGACGTCGCGACCCCGGGACCGGCACCCCGACGGCCTGGAGGCACGGCCTAG
- a CDS encoding bifunctional o-acetylhomoserine/o-acetylserine sulfhydrylase, whose product MSTNDAAAWRFETTQVHAGAQPDPTTGARATPIYKTTSYVFENSDHARDLFALAQPGNIYSRIMNPTNDVVEQRIAALEGGTGALLVSSGQAAETYAVLNIAGAGDHIVSSSSIYGGTYNLFKYTLAKLGIETTFVEDQDDAEEWRRAVRPNTKLFFAETIGNPRINVLDITKVSDVAHEAGVPLIVDNTIATPYLIRPFEHGADIVVHSATKFLGGHGTVIGGVIVDGGRFAWSDHAERFPEFNSPDPSYHGAVFAQAVGNELAYVVKARVQLLRDLGASNSPDTAFALLQGIETLSLRIERHVSNAQEIAEWLDRHPDVASVSYAGLPTSPWYAAANKYAPRGVGAVLSFELKGGVPAGKAFVDHLQLFSHLANIGDVRSLVIHPASTTHSQLTPEQQLTTGVTPGLVRLSVGIENVEDLRADLEAGLAAARAVAQEGQRA is encoded by the coding sequence ATGAGCACGAACGACGCCGCCGCCTGGCGGTTCGAGACGACACAGGTCCACGCCGGCGCGCAGCCCGACCCGACCACGGGTGCCCGTGCGACGCCGATCTACAAGACGACGTCGTACGTGTTCGAGAACTCGGACCACGCCCGCGACCTGTTCGCGCTCGCGCAGCCGGGGAACATCTACTCGCGGATCATGAACCCGACGAACGACGTCGTCGAGCAGCGGATCGCCGCGCTCGAGGGCGGCACCGGGGCGCTGCTCGTGTCCTCGGGGCAGGCGGCGGAGACGTACGCGGTGCTCAACATCGCGGGTGCCGGCGACCACATCGTGTCGTCGTCGTCGATCTACGGCGGCACGTACAACCTGTTCAAGTACACGCTCGCGAAGCTCGGCATCGAGACCACCTTCGTCGAGGACCAGGACGACGCCGAGGAGTGGCGCCGCGCGGTCCGGCCGAACACGAAGCTGTTCTTCGCGGAGACCATCGGCAACCCGCGCATCAACGTCCTCGACATCACGAAGGTGTCGGACGTCGCGCACGAGGCCGGCGTGCCCCTGATCGTCGACAACACCATCGCGACGCCGTACCTGATCCGTCCGTTCGAGCACGGCGCGGACATCGTCGTGCACTCGGCGACGAAGTTCCTCGGCGGCCACGGCACGGTGATCGGCGGCGTGATCGTCGACGGCGGCCGGTTCGCCTGGTCGGACCACGCCGAGCGCTTCCCGGAGTTCAACAGCCCCGACCCGTCCTACCACGGCGCCGTGTTCGCGCAGGCCGTGGGCAACGAGCTCGCGTACGTCGTGAAGGCCCGGGTGCAGCTGCTCCGCGACCTCGGTGCGTCGAACTCCCCGGACACCGCGTTCGCGCTGCTGCAGGGCATCGAGACGCTGTCGCTCCGCATCGAGCGGCACGTGTCGAACGCGCAGGAGATCGCCGAGTGGCTCGACCGGCACCCGGACGTCGCGTCGGTGTCCTACGCGGGGCTGCCGACCTCGCCCTGGTACGCGGCAGCGAACAAGTACGCGCCGCGCGGCGTCGGGGCGGTGCTGTCCTTCGAGCTGAAGGGCGGCGTGCCCGCGGGGAAGGCGTTCGTCGACCACCTGCAGCTGTTCTCGCACCTGGCGAACATCGGGGACGTGCGGTCCCTGGTGATCCACCCGGCATCGACGACGCACTCGCAGCTCACGCCCGAGCAGCAGCTGACGACCGGGGTCACCCCGGGGCTCGTGCGGCTGTCGGTCGGCATCGAGAACGTCGAGGACCTGCGGGCCGACCTCGAGGCGGGGCTCGCGGCGGCGCGGGCCGTCGCCCAGGAGGGCCAGCGCGCGTAG
- the metX gene encoding homoserine O-acetyltransferase MetX: MDWQTTPEDSVPSTLVPGAELGTLGKPPVTGAWRPGDHPGARRFESLGEQWVRGGRLPSVRVAYETWGTPNAARDNAVLVFHALTGDSHVAGPPGPGHRTAGWWGDVVGPGRAIDTDRWFVVAPNMLGGCQGTTGPSSVAPDGREWGGRFPFVTVRDQVAVQAQLADRLGIERFAAVVGGSMGGMHALEFAIAHPERVERLALLATTAQTTADQIAANSLQRTAIQMDPAFADGDYHDADPGEGPHRGLALARRMALMTYRAPDELNGRFARSWQSDVSPLGDDGRFSVESYLDFHGNKFTRRFDAASYVTLTHAMDSHDVGAGRGGVAAALGTVRARTLVVGVSSDRLFPVEDQHRIAAGVPDALDGDRAAVIASEFGHDGFLIEHEAVGAHLRRLLD, from the coding sequence ATGGACTGGCAGACGACCCCCGAGGACTCCGTGCCGTCCACCCTCGTGCCCGGCGCCGAGCTGGGCACCCTCGGCAAGCCGCCCGTCACCGGGGCCTGGCGCCCGGGCGACCACCCCGGCGCCCGCCGCTTCGAGTCGCTGGGCGAGCAGTGGGTGCGTGGTGGCCGCCTGCCGTCCGTGCGCGTGGCCTACGAGACGTGGGGGACGCCGAACGCCGCACGGGACAACGCGGTGCTGGTGTTCCACGCGCTGACCGGGGACTCGCACGTCGCCGGTCCCCCCGGACCCGGGCACCGCACGGCCGGCTGGTGGGGTGACGTCGTCGGACCCGGTCGGGCGATCGACACCGATCGGTGGTTCGTCGTCGCGCCGAACATGCTCGGCGGGTGCCAGGGCACGACGGGGCCGTCCTCGGTCGCGCCGGACGGCCGCGAGTGGGGCGGCCGCTTCCCCTTCGTCACGGTCCGCGACCAGGTCGCCGTGCAGGCGCAGCTCGCCGACCGGCTCGGCATCGAGCGCTTCGCGGCCGTCGTCGGCGGGTCGATGGGCGGCATGCACGCGCTCGAGTTCGCGATCGCCCACCCGGAGCGGGTCGAGCGCCTCGCGCTGCTCGCCACGACCGCGCAGACCACCGCCGACCAGATCGCCGCGAACTCGCTGCAGCGCACGGCGATCCAGATGGACCCGGCCTTCGCGGACGGCGACTACCACGACGCCGACCCCGGCGAGGGACCCCACCGCGGGCTCGCCCTGGCACGGCGGATGGCGCTCATGACCTACCGCGCGCCCGACGAGCTGAACGGCAGGTTCGCCCGGTCCTGGCAGAGCGACGTCTCTCCGCTCGGCGACGACGGCCGCTTCAGCGTGGAGAGCTACCTCGACTTCCACGGCAACAAGTTCACCCGGCGGTTCGACGCGGCCTCGTACGTGACGCTGACGCACGCGATGGACTCGCACGACGTCGGGGCCGGCCGGGGCGGGGTCGCCGCAGCGCTCGGCACGGTGCGGGCGCGCACGCTCGTGGTCGGGGTGTCGAGCGACCGACTGTTCCCGGTCGAGGACCAGCACCGCATCGCAGCCGGGGTGCCCGACGCCCTCGACGGCGACCGGGCGGCGGTGATCGCCAGCGAGTTCGGGCACGACGGGTTCCTCATCGAGCACGAGGCCGTGGGGGCCCACCTGCGCCGCCTGCTCGACTGA
- a CDS encoding sensor histidine kinase, producing MDFIAQERDRLLRSTTRVVGVTCALVSVVGIISSASVPIMPLLGALACIAVLIAAFLAFGANGSPWWSALASVSGLGALALLLLGTTPDQRPVVAAAVVPLAAGSLSAPLMAQRGSRPGLALTIGSGAVALAAVVWASGSVLSAAAVGTALGWILIAVITVWIARSIPRVARRIQSIGTAHRAERQASETEAQRRQGARLLHDTVLATLTLLAHSGRGVSEQAMREQAAEDARLLRHLRLGATPQPQQSGDYSLTRQEESPLGQTLESVKQRFGRMGLEVSWHGTGQVLLPSHVLDAFLLALGECLENVRRHAGVGEAHVTIVHDQETVRAMVTDSGVGFDLDAVGAERLGFKESVVNRLREVGGDAKLFSAPGSGTTVVLEAPR from the coding sequence ATGGACTTCATCGCACAGGAACGCGACCGCTTGCTGCGGTCGACGACCCGTGTCGTGGGTGTCACGTGCGCCCTGGTGTCGGTCGTGGGCATCATCAGCTCGGCGTCGGTGCCGATCATGCCCCTCCTCGGTGCGCTCGCGTGCATCGCCGTGCTCATCGCCGCGTTCCTGGCCTTCGGCGCGAACGGCTCCCCGTGGTGGAGCGCCCTCGCGTCCGTCTCCGGGCTCGGCGCACTCGCCCTCCTGCTCCTCGGCACGACGCCCGACCAGCGTCCCGTGGTCGCCGCCGCCGTCGTCCCCCTGGCCGCCGGTTCGCTCTCCGCACCGCTCATGGCGCAGCGGGGTTCCCGCCCCGGTCTCGCCCTGACGATCGGCAGCGGCGCCGTCGCGCTCGCGGCGGTCGTGTGGGCGTCCGGCAGCGTGCTGTCCGCCGCCGCGGTCGGGACAGCCCTCGGGTGGATCCTCATCGCCGTGATCACCGTGTGGATCGCCCGCAGCATCCCCCGGGTCGCCCGACGCATCCAGAGCATCGGGACCGCGCACCGCGCCGAACGCCAGGCGAGCGAGACCGAGGCCCAGCGCCGACAGGGTGCCCGGCTCCTGCACGACACCGTGCTCGCGACCCTCACGCTCCTGGCCCACTCCGGCCGCGGGGTCTCCGAGCAGGCCATGCGCGAGCAGGCCGCCGAGGACGCCCGCCTCCTCCGCCACCTCCGGCTCGGCGCGACCCCGCAGCCGCAGCAGTCCGGCGACTACTCGCTCACCCGGCAGGAGGAGTCGCCGCTCGGGCAGACGCTCGAGTCCGTCAAGCAGCGCTTCGGCCGGATGGGGCTCGAGGTCAGCTGGCACGGCACCGGCCAGGTCCTGCTCCCCTCGCACGTGCTCGACGCGTTCCTGCTCGCGCTCGGCGAGTGCCTGGAGAACGTCCGACGGCACGCGGGTGTCGGCGAGGCGCACGTGACGATCGTCCACGACCAGGAGACCGTCCGCGCGATGGTGACGGACTCCGGTGTGGGCTTCGACCTCGACGCCGTCGGCGCCGAACGACTCGGCTTCAAGGAGAGCGTCGTGAACCGTCTGCGCGAGGTCGGCGGTGACGCCAAGCTCTTCTCGGCGCCCGGCTCCGGCACCACCGTCGTGCTGGAGGCACCGCGGTGA
- a CDS encoding response regulator transcription factor produces the protein MATPEEPIRLALVDDHKMLLGALTEWIRSAADDITLVAAVTTWPELLTNPAFPVDVVLLDLDLKDSIPVSLKISTLKTAGVKTVVMSTYSEPNVVREALGAGALGYLVKSEDADMIVEAIRAAQRGEQYVSAELDLAINSGDVGGVPKLSAQERRVMALYGGGEPVKSVAYQLGISEETAKSYLKRIREKYRVAGFDVGTKVALRKRAITDGIIVQDGSPVGL, from the coding sequence ATGGCGACTCCAGAGGAACCGATCCGACTCGCACTCGTCGACGACCACAAGATGCTCCTCGGCGCACTCACCGAGTGGATCCGCAGCGCCGCCGACGACATCACCCTCGTCGCCGCGGTCACGACCTGGCCCGAGCTCCTGACGAACCCGGCGTTCCCCGTCGACGTCGTCCTGCTGGACCTCGACCTCAAGGACTCCATCCCGGTGTCGTTGAAGATCTCCACGCTCAAGACCGCGGGCGTCAAGACCGTCGTGATGAGCACGTACTCGGAGCCGAACGTCGTCCGCGAGGCCCTGGGCGCCGGCGCCCTCGGCTACCTCGTCAAGAGCGAGGACGCGGACATGATCGTCGAGGCGATCCGCGCCGCGCAGCGCGGCGAGCAGTACGTCTCCGCCGAGCTCGACCTCGCGATCAACAGCGGCGACGTCGGCGGCGTCCCGAAGCTCAGCGCCCAGGAGCGTCGCGTCATGGCGCTCTACGGCGGCGGCGAGCCGGTCAAGAGCGTCGCGTACCAGCTCGGCATCTCCGAGGAGACCGCGAAGAGCTACCTCAAGCGCATCCGTGAGAAGTACCGCGTCGCCGGCTTCGACGTCGGCACGAAGGTCGCGCTGCGGAAGCGGGCGATCACCGACGGCATCATCGTGCAGGACGGCAGCCCGGTCGGGCTGTAG
- a CDS encoding MFS transporter codes for MTLTTPTSRALALIALAMGGFAIGSTEFVAMGLLPNIAEALLPQQYAVSPDAGVAHAGWLVSAYALGVVVGAPTIAAISATFPRKGLILVLLVGFVVATVASAVLPSFGLVLVARFVAGLPHGAYFGIASIVAGDIMGPGKRGKGIAMVMLGLSIANVVGVPAITWVGQNAGWRTAYGVVSVLFALTFLAVAAFVPRSPRDEHATIGRELRAFRSPQVWIVMGLGAVGFGGFFAVYSYISPLVQNVTGLPESAVPLVLVVVGLGMVVGGVLGGHLADRSVKRTIYVGMLALVGALLVTVFTAQWTWGVFLGAFLLGATSSAIPPAVQSRLMDVAGDARTIAAALNHSAFNIGNSLGAALGGAVIAAGFGFLAPAWLGIVLALLGLVVTAVSYGVERRTVRRAGLRTTSPSTGPITAPVPTV; via the coding sequence ATGACGCTCACCACCCCGACGAGCCGCGCGCTCGCCCTCATCGCCCTCGCCATGGGCGGCTTCGCGATCGGTTCGACCGAGTTCGTCGCGATGGGGCTGCTGCCGAACATCGCCGAGGCGCTGCTGCCGCAGCAGTACGCCGTCTCGCCGGACGCCGGGGTCGCGCACGCCGGGTGGCTCGTCAGCGCCTACGCCCTCGGGGTCGTCGTCGGTGCCCCGACGATCGCGGCGATCTCCGCGACCTTCCCGCGCAAGGGCCTGATCCTCGTCCTGCTCGTGGGCTTCGTCGTCGCGACGGTCGCGAGCGCGGTCCTGCCGAGCTTCGGCCTGGTCCTCGTGGCACGCTTCGTCGCGGGTCTGCCGCACGGCGCGTACTTCGGCATCGCCTCCATCGTGGCCGGCGACATCATGGGACCCGGCAAGCGGGGCAAGGGCATCGCGATGGTCATGCTCGGCCTGTCCATCGCGAACGTCGTCGGTGTGCCCGCGATCACATGGGTCGGGCAGAACGCCGGTTGGCGGACCGCGTACGGGGTCGTGTCGGTCCTGTTCGCGCTGACGTTCCTGGCGGTCGCCGCCTTCGTCCCGCGCAGCCCCCGCGACGAGCACGCGACCATCGGCCGCGAGCTGCGGGCGTTCCGCTCCCCGCAGGTGTGGATCGTCATGGGCCTCGGCGCCGTCGGGTTCGGTGGGTTCTTCGCCGTGTACTCGTACATCTCGCCGCTCGTCCAGAACGTCACGGGGCTGCCCGAGTCGGCGGTGCCGCTCGTCCTGGTGGTCGTCGGGCTCGGCATGGTCGTCGGTGGCGTCCTCGGCGGGCACCTGGCGGACCGGAGCGTCAAGCGGACCATCTACGTCGGCATGCTCGCACTCGTCGGTGCCCTGCTCGTCACGGTCTTCACGGCGCAGTGGACGTGGGGCGTGTTCCTCGGTGCGTTCCTGCTCGGCGCGACCTCGTCGGCGATACCCCCGGCGGTGCAGTCGCGACTCATGGACGTGGCCGGCGACGCCCGCACGATCGCGGCGGCGCTCAACCACTCCGCGTTCAACATCGGCAACTCGCTCGGTGCGGCCCTCGGCGGCGCGGTGATCGCGGCCGGCTTCGGGTTCCTCGCGCCGGCGTGGCTCGGCATCGTCCTCGCCCTGCTCGGCCTGGTCGTCACCGCGGTGAGCTACGGCGTCGAGCGGCGGACCGTCCGGCGTGCGGGGCTGCGCACGACGTCCCCGTCGACGGGTCCGATCACCGCGCCGGTCCCGACCGTCTGA
- a CDS encoding thiamine-binding protein produces MIVAFSVAPSGGPAASSDGSVHDAVAAAVRIVRESGLPNRTSSMFTEIEGEWDEVMDVVKRATEAVAAHGTRVSLVLKADIRPGHTGEIDGKLERLEAALGD; encoded by the coding sequence ATGATCGTCGCGTTCTCCGTCGCCCCGTCCGGTGGTCCCGCAGCGTCCTCGGACGGCTCCGTGCACGACGCGGTCGCCGCCGCGGTGCGGATCGTCCGCGAGTCCGGGCTGCCGAACCGCACCTCGTCGATGTTCACCGAGATCGAGGGGGAGTGGGACGAGGTGATGGACGTCGTCAAGCGGGCGACCGAGGCCGTCGCCGCCCACGGCACCCGGGTGTCGCTCGTGCTGAAGGCCGACATCCGGCCGGGCCACACCGGCGAGATCGACGGCAAGCTCGAACGGCTCGAAGCAGCGCTCGGCGACTGA
- a CDS encoding glycosyltransferase 87 family protein, which produces MQVRFRWVEAALFVAAFVLVHAFLWWANTSLPNLPLGDVTRTYREWIEAGHRDHYWVGVDSDWVYPVFAIVPMAAAALGGAASIGTGWLLLMTVLDAAAVAVLWRFRALGVRVVWWWLLFLLALGPIALGRIDAVATALALVGVAFVATRPAVASAVFTVAAWTKVWPAALVGVLLLRRGHRRGVFTGALVVTALIVLVDVLYGGAAHLLSFVSQQSGRALQIEAPLATPFMWAAAAGVPGAAVYYDTGILTFEVSGAGTHAAAALSTPLMAVTVLAGIVLALVAVRRGARRAEVAPLLALVLVAALIATNKVGSPQYVGWFAVPVVWGLVAGRASARRFVPVAVALLVTAVLTQVFYPTFYDQVLLVRPWVLVVLTIRNLLEVGVLVWGLVLLARSPSGRSARTRELPSDGGVPVEVERGRMDA; this is translated from the coding sequence GTGCAGGTACGGTTCCGGTGGGTCGAGGCGGCCCTGTTCGTCGCGGCGTTCGTGCTCGTGCACGCGTTCCTGTGGTGGGCGAACACGTCCCTGCCGAACCTGCCGCTCGGGGACGTCACCCGCACGTACCGCGAGTGGATCGAGGCGGGCCACCGGGACCACTACTGGGTCGGTGTCGACTCGGACTGGGTCTACCCGGTGTTCGCGATCGTGCCCATGGCCGCCGCCGCGCTCGGCGGCGCCGCGTCGATCGGCACCGGGTGGCTGCTGCTCATGACCGTGCTCGACGCCGCCGCGGTCGCCGTCCTCTGGCGGTTCCGCGCGCTCGGGGTGCGGGTGGTCTGGTGGTGGCTGCTGTTCCTGCTGGCGCTCGGCCCGATCGCTCTCGGCCGCATCGACGCGGTCGCGACGGCCCTCGCCCTGGTCGGGGTGGCCTTCGTCGCGACCCGACCCGCCGTCGCTTCGGCGGTGTTCACCGTCGCCGCGTGGACCAAGGTCTGGCCGGCCGCGCTCGTCGGGGTCCTGCTGCTGCGCCGAGGGCACCGGCGGGGCGTCTTCACCGGGGCGCTGGTCGTGACGGCGCTGATCGTCCTGGTCGACGTGCTGTACGGGGGAGCGGCGCACCTGCTTTCCTTCGTCTCGCAGCAGAGCGGCCGGGCGCTGCAGATCGAGGCTCCGCTCGCGACGCCGTTCATGTGGGCGGCGGCGGCCGGCGTCCCCGGGGCCGCGGTCTACTACGACACCGGGATCCTGACCTTCGAGGTGTCCGGGGCCGGGACGCACGCGGCCGCTGCGCTCTCCACGCCACTGATGGCCGTCACCGTGCTCGCCGGGATCGTCCTCGCGCTGGTCGCGGTCCGGCGCGGTGCCCGCCGTGCCGAGGTCGCCCCGCTGCTGGCGCTCGTGCTCGTCGCCGCGCTCATCGCGACGAACAAGGTCGGCTCCCCGCAGTACGTCGGCTGGTTCGCGGTCCCCGTCGTGTGGGGACTCGTCGCCGGGCGTGCCAGTGCCCGGCGGTTCGTGCCGGTCGCGGTCGCCCTGCTCGTGACGGCCGTGCTCACCCAGGTCTTCTACCCGACGTTCTACGACCAGGTGCTCCTGGTGCGTCCCTGGGTGCTCGTGGTGCTGACGATCCGGAACCTGCTCGAGGTCGGGGTGCTCGTCTGGGGGCTCGTCCTGCTGGCTCGCTCGCCGTCCGGACGGTCCGCGCGGACCCGGGAGCTCCCGTCCGACGGTGGCGTGCCCGTCGAGGTCGAGCGGGGCAGGATGGACGCATGA